ATTAATGTCCGGGATGAACAGGAAGCTCTGCTCAGACACCAGACCATCATATTCCAGTATCCTCTGTACTGGTATAACATGCCTGCCATTTTAAAACACTGGTTCGATCTCGTTTTTGAATACCGGTTTGCTTATGGTTCCCAGGGCGATAAATTAAAAGGAAAGCATTTCATCCCGAGTTTTACCGTCGGCGCACCTGAAAGTGAATACCATACGCTGGGGGAACATCACTTTAAAGTGTATGAATTCTGCAAAAATATGGAACAGACTGCCTATTATGCCCAAATGAAATATGTTGATCCGGTTTATTTTCACGGACTTCCGTTAATGCGGGATATACCAAAGAGGATATTGAAAGAAAAGCATCAGGACAGGCAGAACGCTTAATACAACTGCTGTCAGAATAGTAGTAAATTAATCAGCTGTGGCGAAAACTAACATCTGAAACCTATATTTAAAATTCTTTGTTAAACTACAATATAAGAATTGAAAATTGTTTGGAGTCAGGAAGAATTAGATTGTGGATACTTACAATTAGCGTATAATAAACGAAAATTAAAGAATAAACTACATCAATAAAATGTGATTATGGTTTACCGTAATTAAAAAGTATAAATATTATTTAGTTTTGAGGTATAAATATAATCATGAACATAAAACTAAATCTTCTTGCTTTAACAATTTCATTGATTACTCTAAGCTGTAATAATAAAGAGTCAACAATGAAGTCCAAAGAACTGGACAGCATTTCCTTGTTAAATCCAGAAAATCAACTTACTGAAGGTACCAATGTACAAACAAAAGCAGAATCCGGACATAATAATATTAAATTAATTGACAGTAAAAAAGAGATCAGAGAACTGGATGATAATTTTAATCAAATGACAATTTTTGAGATCGATAAAAATACAGAGTTAAATCAGTTAAAACATTACTGCTCGGCTAATAAGTCTGATTACACTGATGGATATTTTCAGATCTTAGTATTCTTTAATAAGCCCAATAGTGCCAGATTTCCGGATAATCCAATTACGGCCCTGCATAATGAAGAAAAGGACCTAAAAAATATAAAAGCGGTTTATACCATAAACAACATGAATGGATATAGTAAGCTAAGTTACTATGAGAAAAACAAATGGGAAAGTTTAGTGCAAATAGTTGATGTAAATTAATATGAAAAAGTTATTGATTTTAGTGGTTTCGATATATATTTCAAGTTCCTGCAGCCAAAAAAATAATCCAGATTTAGAATGGATGAAAAATGGCACCTTGCATAAGAAATTAATTTTTGAATGGAAAACAGCATCTGATGAAAATAAATTAGCTACATGCGCAGATTTCATAGCCAATCTAAAAAAAGCGGATCATGAAAAATATAAATCAATTGAAGAAATGAAATCCGATGCAGATAATCTAAAAATATGCATAGATGAAGGTATAGCAAATAATAATTATGCTGACAATATGAAAACATCAGAAGTAGCAGTATTATGTTATGTATTAATGAAACCCCATTAATTGCATATGAAACAAATTGTACTTCTACTTATAGCATCTGTATCATTACAATGTACAGATCGTAATAAATCTGAATCAGGCAAAAAGAAAGAAATTGACCTTGCACCGCAACAAAAATCAGATTCATTATTGCTTAATCATAATATAGATTCTGAAACAGATCCTGATCAATTAAAAAGTGAAGTTTCCAGATTAAACGGAGCTACCTCAATAAAGAAAATTAAATCAGAAAACGGAAAATTTATAATTACTTATGTGAAAAATTATAAAGAGTACAAAGAACTGAATCCTCAATCCGGATTGAAAGAAAATGATTTAAAATTATACTGGTCAACAGGCAGTACAATTCAGAAAACACTTGTTGGAAGCCCTGCAAGGTTAATGAAAAAGTTCAATTTTATAAATGAAATAGAAATTATTTTACCTTTCCAAAATAAAATTTATCAAATTGATGTTAAAAGAGCAGAATTAGAAAAGTTTGTCGGTAAAAGTATTTCAGAAATTGAAAATGATTGGATAAACAGTTTTGCTGACCCTTATATTTATGATCAAAAGGGAAGAGAACAGTTTTTGAGAAAATTCGGAACAATTAAAAATAGAAATTAGTTTCTTTGAAAAACATAAATAAGAAAACCGCGTCCTCCGGGCGCGGTTTTCATAATATAAAGTCTGATCAGTTAAAACTTAAGATCGCTGTTTACTTCTCTTACAGCATGGGCTGCTTCAGCGAATTTCAGCTGTTCGTCAGCCGTAAGGGTAACATTTACAATCTGCTCCACTCCGTTTTTCCCGATGATGGCAGGAACACCCAGGCAGATATCATTTTGACCGTATTCGCCTTCCAGCATCAAAGAACAAGGAATCATTTTCTTCTGGTCGCAAGCGATGGCCTGAACCATTACAGAAACCGCTGCACCCGGCGCGTACCAGGCTGAAGTTCCCAACAGTTTGGTAAGCGTTGCCCCGCCTACTTTTGTTTCCTCGATAACATATTTCTGCTTTTCATCATCCAGGAATTCTGTTACAGGAACACCGTTTCTTGTTGCTTTGCTTAGTAAAGGAAGCATTCCGGTATCACTGTGGGCAGCAATGACCATCCCGTCAACGTCAGAAATTGGCGCTTCCAGGGCTTCAGCTAACCTGTACTTGAATCTTGCAGAGTCTAAAGCGCCTCCCATTCCGATGATTTTGTGCTTAGGAAGACCTGAAGTCTTATGTACCAGGTAAGCCATGGTATCCATCGGGTTAGAAACCACAATGATGATTACTTCCGGAGAATTTTTCACTAAGTTTTCAGTTACTTCCTTTACAATACCGGCGTTGATCCCGATCAGCTCTTCTCTGGTCATTCCCGGTTTTCTCGGGATTCCTGATGTGATCACGGCTACATGTGAGCCTGCAGTTTTGCTGTAGTCTCCTGTTGTCCCGGTAATTTTCGTATCGAAACCGTTCAAAGATGCCGTCTGCATCAGATCCATGGCTTTCCCTTCTGCAAAACCTTCTTTAATGTCTACCAAAACCACTTCTGAACAGAAGTTTTTCATAGCGATGTATTCTGCACAGCTTGCGCCTACAGCGCCTGCACCTACTACAGTTACTTTCATAATGTATACTTTTTATTGTTTATTAATGCGTCATCACAGAACCCTGCGGTTTCATGCTGAATTATTTTCTAATTTGAAATTGGAAACGCCCAAATTTAACAATTCCTGAAAAATTGAGCAATTTTTCAGGAATTTTAATTATACTTATTTACATTTATTTGAAAACGACACTTAGAATCTTTTAAAATGGCAAAAATCAACGCCTGCTTTGAAAACAAATTATCAAAAGCCTCACTTTATGGGAATGAAAAAGCCGCCGGAATTTCTTACGGCAGCTTTTGTTATCTGGAGTTGGGATAAATTAATAAATTCCAACCGTTTGTTTAATTAACGTTCAAGAGGAAGGTATATAATTTTCTGGCCCCTGACAGAACCTCATCATACTTTTCTTCGGTTACTTCCCCGTCCAGTACTTCTTTGAAGTTTTTCCACATCGGGCCTGTATTTTCCCGGTAACAGCCGAAAAAGTTAAAGGTTACCTGATCGAAGCCTTCGGTTCTGGAAAGCTGTTTGGCAATCACGTTTCCTCCCAAAGTTGAGCCTTCAATCACATACATGGCTCCCAGCGCTTCATATTCACTGGAAAATTCCAGTTCTTCAGAGGCTGAACGCGGTTTTATGGCCAGGCCGGCCAGGTCTTTTTCAATCAGGGGAAGCTTTCTCCTGCTGCCCAGCTGAAGTTTTTCAGAAAAATTACCGGAAAGGCTCCGGAAAATTTCAGCTTCGGAATTAAGGAGCATCAGGTAATTGGTGCCGATAATTTTTTTATAATCTTCCAGCGTAAAGGTCTTATTAAAAATTTTCCCGGAGTTAAAAAGATTTTCAGCAGCATCATGATATTCTGCCGTATGTTGTTTTAGATATTCAGATACCATCATAAGAATTTAAAATGTTACTCAAGGTGAGGCTTTTTGAATGTTAGAATAAAAGATGTACCTTCCTCGCTGCTTTCATAGCTTACCTCCCCGCCGATTCTTTTCATGATCCGGTACACGATAGACAGCCCCACGCCGTTCCCTTTGAACTTTTTGGCATTGTCCATCCTGTTGAAGATCTTAAACATCTTGTGTTTATTTTCTGCCGGAATCCCGATCCCGTTATCTGAAATTCTGTAGATAACCTGATCTTCCGCTTCAATCCCTTCAATTTCTACTTTAGGGTTTTCCTGTTGGGAAGAATATTTAATGGCGTTATTGATGATATTTAAGAACGCCTGATGCAGCATAGTCTTATCAGCAAGTACCCGCGGGCAGCCTTTAATAATAACTTCAGTCTGCGGACTGTCAAACGTGATCTTTGCATTCTCGGAAATCTTCTCGATGGTACGCTGTGTTTCAAGGTCTTCCAGCTGGATTTCGCTGTGTTTTGCACGGCTCAGCTGTAAGACATCATTCATCATTTCAGCCATACTGTCAATTTCTTCAATAATGGAATTGATCTTGTTCCGGCTTTTCTCAGAGGTATCGGTAACCGTTTTCAGAAGCATCTGGGCATTGAGCTTCATCACCGTTAGAGGCGTCCCGAGATCATGGGAAATGGTGTAGGAAAAGCTGTCCAGCTCCTCATTTACTTTTTTAAGCTCATCATTAAGCCTTTTGATTGTGATATAATTTTTGTGTGAGGTCTCCAAAATCAGGTCGCGTACGGATTGCAGGGCAACCATATTCCTGGAATCCCATCTTCTTGAACTTCCCTTAATATTCTCGGTAAAAAGCTGGAAGGAAGTTCTCGGGGAAACTACTTTCTTTTCTTCCCCGTCCCGGAAAACCACATCCACTTTTTTCTCCGGATTTCCTGCCCAGTTGATATGCTCATCAAATTCTTTACGGAACCAGACCAGAACATTGTTCTTGCTTCTTTCCATAAAATAGATAACGACCCCTGCCGACTTTTCATCCAGCCCCAGTTCTTTACCGTGATCCTTCAGAAAACTCCTGCTCAGGTAAATATTGTCATCCGTATTTTCATGTGCCCACTGAACAATGGCTTGTATGGTATCTACGTCAGGCGCACTTCCTTCGGTAATGATTTTATCCTCTGCTAAAATGGCCAGACCGTCCGCTTCCAGGATATTTTTAATCTCGTCCTTATTTTCAATCAGGGAATTGAAAAGACTGTTATGCTTTAAAAATTCCGATTTTAACCTCGATGTTTTCTCGTTAAGTTCCAGCCGGTAATTCAGTTCATTTTTAGATTTGAAAGATGAATAAGCATTGGAAGCAAGGGCCGTGAAAATCCCTGCCTGTACCCTGTCCTCAAGGTCAATATGCTTGGGTTCGGAATTCTGGCAGGTAACCAGCCCCCAAAGATGATCATCGATAATGATTGAAACACTGAAGCTTGATGAAGCGCCGGAATTTTTAATATACTGCCCGTGGATCGGTGACATGCCGCGTGAGGCAGCATAGGTAAGATCGATTTCACCAGGTTTTTTACTCAGGATAGGAACGGTTTCAGCGTGTACATTGCTGAAGATTCTTTTCCTTTTCTTCATGTAAAGCTCGCGTGCCTGTACCGGGATATCGGATTCGGGATAATGAAGCCCAAGATAGCTCTCCAGATTGTCATTGGTTTTTTCCGCCACTACTTTTCCGGATCCGTCCATCATGAACTTATACACCATCATCCGGTCATAATTCACAATTCTGGACAGCGTATTCAGAAGCTGGTTCCAGATCTCCTGTTCATCATCAATAATATAGAAATTATCATATTTATTGGTAATCCTTTTATTGGGATTAAGTGAAACTTTTTCAAACTCAAGGAAAATATTGCCCTTGCTCCTGAAAGCGGATAAATGGTATTCTTTACCGTCAGTAAAAATTTTATCGAAAAAGGTTTCATTGTCTCTTTTTGTAAAATCAGGAAGCGAAGTATAAATATCAGATTCTATGATGCTTCCAAAAACATCCGGAAAATCAGTTAATTTCCTGTCGAAAAGCTGTTCAGGGTTTTCAACAGGAAAAATATCCTTTATATTTTTGCTAAAAAAAGTGATGGAATGAGACTCTGCATCGATGCCAATCAGATAGCCAAAACTTTGTATGTAGCCCGGAATGTGGATGGGCTCTTCATGACACTCTACAAAATTCATATAATACTTTGATCAATCAAATATAAGTTTTTTTTTACAGATGTGGTATTTTTTGCAAATAAACACATACCACATAAATAACGTCGTTTCAATATCATAAACAGTACATTTACGGTAATAAAACGGATCAATATAAAATCCGCCCGTCACTGTCTGCACCCAGAAACGGCCTATAGCTTAAACTTCCTTCTCGAAATAAAGCATATAATATTTCCCTTTCTCATCCTCTCCCTGGGCCAGTTTCTGCCGGTCTCCATGGATATAGATGTGGAAATTTTTATCCAGTTTGATAATGCTCTTGAAGTGGCGCTGCGTTTTTTTTACGGCCGCTTCGCTGATGGGGAATTCCTCGGCAATATTAATCTGCATGTCCTGTTCGTAATCCGTTTTGAAATTAACGAAGCTTTCAATCACATGCTCGTCCCCCAATACTTCACTGGCAAAATCATCCAGCTTAAACTCTTCTTTCTCCTTGAAGAAATT
The sequence above is a segment of the Chryseobacterium sp. JJR-5R genome. Coding sequences within it:
- a CDS encoding malate dehydrogenase; translated protein: MKVTVVGAGAVGASCAEYIAMKNFCSEVVLVDIKEGFAEGKAMDLMQTASLNGFDTKITGTTGDYSKTAGSHVAVITSGIPRKPGMTREELIGINAGIVKEVTENLVKNSPEVIIIVVSNPMDTMAYLVHKTSGLPKHKIIGMGGALDSARFKYRLAEALEAPISDVDGMVIAAHSDTGMLPLLSKATRNGVPVTEFLDDEKQKYVIEETKVGGATLTKLLGTSAWYAPGAAVSVMVQAIACDQKKMIPCSLMLEGEYGQNDICLGVPAIIGKNGVEQIVNVTLTADEQLKFAEAAHAVREVNSDLKF
- a CDS encoding biliverdin-producing heme oxygenase, with amino-acid sequence MMVSEYLKQHTAEYHDAAENLFNSGKIFNKTFTLEDYKKIIGTNYLMLLNSEAEIFRSLSGNFSEKLQLGSRRKLPLIEKDLAGLAIKPRSASEELEFSSEYEALGAMYVIEGSTLGGNVIAKQLSRTEGFDQVTFNFFGCYRENTGPMWKNFKEVLDGEVTEEKYDEVLSGARKLYTFLLNVN
- a CDS encoding ATP-binding protein, which gives rise to MNFVECHEEPIHIPGYIQSFGYLIGIDAESHSITFFSKNIKDIFPVENPEQLFDRKLTDFPDVFGSIIESDIYTSLPDFTKRDNETFFDKIFTDGKEYHLSAFRSKGNIFLEFEKVSLNPNKRITNKYDNFYIIDDEQEIWNQLLNTLSRIVNYDRMMVYKFMMDGSGKVVAEKTNDNLESYLGLHYPESDIPVQARELYMKKRKRIFSNVHAETVPILSKKPGEIDLTYAASRGMSPIHGQYIKNSGASSSFSVSIIIDDHLWGLVTCQNSEPKHIDLEDRVQAGIFTALASNAYSSFKSKNELNYRLELNEKTSRLKSEFLKHNSLFNSLIENKDEIKNILEADGLAILAEDKIITEGSAPDVDTIQAIVQWAHENTDDNIYLSRSFLKDHGKELGLDEKSAGVVIYFMERSKNNVLVWFRKEFDEHINWAGNPEKKVDVVFRDGEEKKVVSPRTSFQLFTENIKGSSRRWDSRNMVALQSVRDLILETSHKNYITIKRLNDELKKVNEELDSFSYTISHDLGTPLTVMKLNAQMLLKTVTDTSEKSRNKINSIIEEIDSMAEMMNDVLQLSRAKHSEIQLEDLETQRTIEKISENAKITFDSPQTEVIIKGCPRVLADKTMLHQAFLNIINNAIKYSSQQENPKVEIEGIEAEDQVIYRISDNGIGIPAENKHKMFKIFNRMDNAKKFKGNGVGLSIVYRIMKRIGGEVSYESSEEGTSFILTFKKPHLE